One Epinephelus lanceolatus isolate andai-2023 chromosome 10, ASM4190304v1, whole genome shotgun sequence genomic region harbors:
- the mc2r gene encoding adrenocorticotropic hormone receptor, translated as MNTTTANQSDCPEVKVPFPLFFTIGAVSLAENLLVVVAVLWNRNLHSPMYCFICSLAAFNTIASLTKTWENLMIVFASVGHLKKTGSSELNLDDVMDSLLCMSFVGSIFSFLAIAVDRYITIFHALRYHNIMTMRRTKAILGVIWLICGLSAVLMVKFFDSNFIKICFVVFFVVSVAIICFLYVYMFMLARIHARKIAALPASGVPKCRRQRWWGRSRRGALTVTILFGVFVVCWAPFFLHLIIITVCPENPYCECYRSLFQLHVVLLMSHALIDPAIYAFRSAELRRTFRKMQLWRRCS; from the exons ATGAACACTACCACAGCCAATCAGTCAGACTGTCCTGAGGTGAAAGTCCCTTTCCCTCTCTTCTTCACCATCGGTGCAGTGAGCCTGGCCGAGAACTTGCTGGTTGTGGTGGCTGTTTTATGGAACAGGAACCTCCACTCGCCCATGTACTGCTTCATCTGCAGCCTGGCGGCTTTTAACACCATCGCCAGTCTCACCAAGACCTGGGAGAACCTAATGATTGTGTTTGCCAGCGTGGGACACCTAAAGAAGACAGGCTCCTCTGAATTGAACCTGGACGATGTGATGGACTCCCTGCTGTGTATGTCGTTTGTGGGCTCCATTTTCAGTTTCCTGGCTATTGCTGTGGACCG TTACATCACCATCTTCCATGCGCTTCGATACCACAACATCATGACAATGAGGCGCACAAAGGCCATCTTGGGTGTCATCTGGTTAATATGTGGGTTGTCAGCAGTGCTCATGGTGAAGTTCTTTGACTCCAACTTCATCAAGATCTGCTTTGTTGTCTTCTTTGTCGTCTCCGTGGCAATTATCTGTTTCCTTTACGTCTATATGTTCATGCTGGCACGCATCCACGCCAGGAAGATTGCTGCTTTGCCTGCCAGTGGCGTACCTAAGTGTCGCCGTCAGCGATGGTGGGGCAGAAGCAGGAGAGGGGCGCTGACTGTCACCATCCTGTTTGGGGTGTTTGTGGTGTGTTGGGCACCGTTTTTCCTCcacctcatcatcatcacgGTGTGCCCTGAGAACCCTTACTGTGAGTGTTACCGATCGCTGTTCCAGCTGCACGTGGTACTGCTGATGAGCCATGCTCTCATCGACCCAGCAATCTACGCCTTCCGGAGCGCTGAGCTCAGACGCACCTTCAGAAAGATGCAGCTTTGGAGGCGCTGCTCATAG